Proteins encoded by one window of Prosthecobacter vanneervenii:
- a CDS encoding DEAD/DEAH box helicase — translation MLVPVITPEGFLTHEGGAESTAERKIAALDSSGALLCLLCTDLLTAELEPAWRWLRDYGRQFFTRLCQTKDALATLPPAMPERVAHMAAAPPFAGAEYLSPEILERWWLDLAQHIARLCAELGVEDWLRQSCPAWHAVGRVTFHLAENKTDTQRPFAFLATFTEKLSATGQPQHLPLARALQLYAGQKDQAALNALLEPVRTAAEKSKLLREWLETKRLFQPMAMSPQEAFRVLRDTAEFQESGIVMKLPDWWRSGKGPRPAVAVTIDAPKQASLHVGALMSFKISASMDGEPLTDAEWEKLLSADTGLVSLRGRWVEVDGAQLKQVMSHWERVQHAAGEGGIGFLEGMRMLAGFDPRLQAVEEESTPMVHEWSDIVAGKNLATLLQQMRDPAASPPPPNLCATLRPYQLKGFSWLQFMTRLGLGACLADDMGLGKTLQVIALLLARQKEAKAPGLLIVPASLVGNWRAEVAKFAPDLRLFIAHPSQTAREELDYAVKRPAEALRGYDAMLTTYQFLQRTESWQQHAWSMVILDEAQAIKNPGSGSAKAVKNLQAPARIALTGTPVENRPGDLWSLFDFLNPGLLGSSAAFADVVKRCAQSSEGFAPLRRLVQPYILRRMKTDRSIISDLPDKIETKAFCGLTKRQATIYAKLVDQLAKMLADKSMEPIKRQGLVLGFLLKFKQICNHPSHWNGDGAWNPEDSGKFARLAEICGELAERRERALIFTQFQETCDPLARFLAKVFGREGLILHGGTAVKKRPQLVESFQQPGGPPFMVISVKAGGTGLTLTAASHVIHFDRWWNPAVENQATDRAFRIGQKKNVMVHKFVCQGTIEERIDALIEKKMSLAHDLITGEGGAEKLLTEMGAEELLDLVRLDVNAAVV, via the coding sequence ATGCTTGTCCCAGTGATCACACCGGAAGGATTTCTCACCCACGAAGGTGGGGCGGAATCGACGGCGGAGCGAAAAATAGCCGCTCTCGACTCGTCTGGGGCTCTTCTGTGCCTGCTTTGCACGGATTTGCTGACCGCAGAACTGGAGCCGGCGTGGCGCTGGCTGCGGGACTATGGCCGGCAGTTTTTCACCCGGCTGTGCCAGACGAAAGATGCACTGGCTACGCTGCCCCCGGCGATGCCAGAACGGGTGGCGCACATGGCCGCTGCTCCGCCCTTTGCCGGGGCTGAATACCTTTCGCCTGAGATTCTGGAACGCTGGTGGCTGGATCTGGCGCAGCACATCGCCCGGCTGTGCGCCGAACTGGGTGTGGAGGACTGGCTGCGGCAGAGCTGCCCTGCCTGGCATGCGGTGGGGCGTGTGACCTTTCACCTCGCGGAAAACAAGACGGACACGCAGCGGCCTTTTGCCTTTCTGGCCACCTTTACCGAAAAACTGAGCGCCACCGGACAGCCGCAGCACCTGCCCCTGGCGCGTGCCCTGCAGCTCTATGCCGGGCAGAAGGACCAGGCGGCGCTGAATGCTCTGCTAGAGCCGGTGCGCACGGCGGCGGAAAAATCCAAGCTGCTGCGCGAGTGGCTGGAGACGAAGCGGCTCTTTCAGCCCATGGCGATGTCTCCGCAGGAGGCCTTTCGCGTGCTGCGGGACACGGCCGAGTTTCAAGAAAGCGGCATTGTCATGAAGCTCCCCGACTGGTGGCGCAGCGGCAAAGGGCCGCGCCCGGCAGTAGCGGTGACGATTGATGCGCCCAAGCAGGCCTCCCTCCATGTGGGTGCGCTGATGAGCTTTAAGATCAGCGCCAGCATGGATGGCGAGCCGCTGACTGATGCGGAGTGGGAGAAACTGCTGAGCGCAGACACGGGACTGGTTTCCCTGCGTGGCCGCTGGGTGGAGGTGGACGGCGCACAACTCAAGCAGGTGATGTCGCACTGGGAGCGGGTGCAGCATGCCGCAGGTGAAGGCGGCATCGGCTTTCTCGAAGGGATGCGCATGCTGGCGGGCTTTGATCCGCGACTGCAAGCCGTGGAAGAGGAGAGCACGCCAATGGTGCATGAGTGGAGCGACATCGTGGCGGGCAAGAATCTGGCAACGCTGCTCCAGCAGATGCGTGACCCTGCTGCCTCGCCACCGCCGCCGAATCTTTGTGCGACGCTGCGCCCCTATCAGCTCAAGGGTTTTTCATGGCTGCAGTTCATGACACGTCTGGGGCTGGGTGCCTGTCTGGCGGATGACATGGGACTGGGCAAAACGCTGCAGGTCATCGCGCTGCTGCTGGCGCGGCAAAAGGAAGCGAAGGCCCCGGGGCTGCTGATCGTTCCTGCCTCACTGGTGGGCAACTGGAGGGCTGAGGTGGCGAAGTTTGCACCTGACCTGAGGCTTTTCATTGCCCACCCCTCGCAGACCGCACGCGAGGAGCTGGACTATGCGGTGAAGCGGCCTGCGGAGGCTCTGCGTGGGTATGATGCGATGCTGACCACGTATCAGTTTCTGCAACGCACCGAGTCCTGGCAGCAGCACGCGTGGAGCATGGTCATTCTCGATGAGGCGCAGGCGATCAAGAATCCCGGCAGTGGCAGTGCGAAGGCGGTGAAGAATCTGCAGGCCCCGGCACGCATTGCTCTCACCGGTACGCCGGTGGAGAACCGACCGGGAGATCTGTGGAGTCTTTTTGATTTCCTGAATCCGGGACTGCTCGGCAGCTCGGCCGCTTTTGCGGATGTGGTGAAGCGCTGCGCCCAAAGCAGTGAGGGCTTCGCGCCGCTGCGGCGGCTGGTGCAGCCCTACATCCTGCGGCGCATGAAGACGGACAGAAGCATCATCAGCGACCTGCCGGACAAGATTGAAACAAAGGCCTTCTGCGGCCTCACGAAGCGGCAGGCCACGATCTATGCGAAACTGGTGGATCAACTGGCCAAGATGTTGGCGGACAAGAGCATGGAGCCGATCAAGCGGCAGGGGCTGGTGCTGGGCTTTCTGCTGAAGTTTAAGCAGATCTGCAACCACCCAAGCCACTGGAACGGCGATGGTGCCTGGAATCCTGAGGATAGCGGCAAGTTTGCGCGACTGGCGGAGATATGCGGCGAACTGGCGGAGCGCCGTGAACGGGCGCTGATTTTCACGCAGTTTCAGGAGACCTGTGATCCACTGGCGCGATTCCTGGCCAAAGTCTTTGGCCGAGAGGGGCTGATCTTGCATGGCGGGACGGCCGTGAAGAAGCGCCCGCAGCTGGTGGAAAGCTTTCAGCAGCCCGGAGGGCCTCCCTTCATGGTCATCAGTGTGAAAGCCGGCGGCACCGGGCTGACGCTCACAGCCGCCAGCCATGTGATTCACTTTGACCGCTGGTGGAATCCTGCGGTGGAAAATCAGGCGACGGACCGCGCTTTCCGCATCGGGCAGAAGAAGAATGTGATGGTGCACAAGTTTGTCTGTCAGGGGACGATCGAGGAGCGCATCGACGCATTGATCGAGAAAAAGATGAGCCTGGCCCATGACCTGATCACTGGGGAGGGGGGAGCGGAGAAACTGCTGACGGAGATGGGAGCCGAGGAACTGCTGGATTTGGTGAGGCTTGATGTGAATGCTGCTGTCGTTTAA
- a CDS encoding DUF1800 domain-containing protein, protein MPALAFGRLFHTPLAALGLGLLLASPAHAGFSTFWTLGVQDGSANEFATESYNSNAAPGSATVKDDDYYFAGTYPTPIGLVSASENPATNFERAITSSDPNDRFHFTLSAAQAASTARYRLTFHVVWGGWWIPAQGVGGKGYGTHEVTVKMNGVVVGTKTFTHDDGLVLSFNASQVSAVAGANVLEISRTGGSSDAWIAFDDLGFEINPTAMVDTDMDGMPQYWEEEQSLSDSDATDAAKDQDHDGLTALQEYPLGTDPNNADTDADGLTDGEESVTYHTNALLADTDGDAVSDGDEGKLYHTNPLLTDTDADGAPDAWELRTGYDASSASSKPPAFPYAIGFHWAIDQTPDNVIKPLEVTGYAPQMKWNETRLMFPWGGVNGDVTDVASPALGALTDSSGASTGVNISWTATGMWYTGNDGSSSQRLFNTFVNVGDDTPVSVTLSNISFPHYDVILYVGAYTDGSHGYARLNDNAGTDLHFLAGSTRPQAEFAEPALSSESRPWRGNVLRFRNLSASSFNVKLYRYGTDSVGLHAIQIVHSTADTDADSMPDWWEYRSKLRPDSAADASQDPDSDTATNLQEYTAGTDPRNADTDGDGLTDGEEINTYHSNPLLPDTDGDGLTDGVEVKQSHTNPLLADSDGDGRSDAVEVQTGSDPLVADSVTSQMPVITTSPRTFDWTLDNVQVVWDHSLGQTAVGSWEDSLFTMAVTNSVSTGSDSLRVGLRCTGNRVARYLYSGSAGAFSFSNNPTWDIWDTDWNWYVQDLRAALGFSGYGRVDISQRLRFRVSGTNPGNDPNAWTLTFEIRNQDTSQVVNSVTFTNCTLAPSAHNGTATWQNNSDPGVPNRLSIDTRPGVQLFFRSTPLADTADFAAYKDVGKDGIPDAWQDAHGLNKNDSADAGRDPDQDGQTNLQEYLIGTDPHNADTDGDTAPDGVEVAAGSDPLNPLSKPPYYTGLPSGINGTDLNGNGIPDAYEQWAGSYALRSTKDSDKDGYTDAQEAAAGTNPLDPASRPWLGFLQSGSDFTLRWGLAASKQHQVWQSTDLQNWTPASGTPSTMATEMRQTFTNALGSSTRKFYRVALNDVDTDGDGVSDWLEKNVLHSDPNSASSLHAPVTITTTVNGNPVITTISGDYYAYLERYQGGAASGGFASSDSGGTTGSGISRANAAFFLTQSTFGPIPEDIERVQSMGYAAWITEQMGKAPTLHSTYIKKIFDDVQGPHTDKLYNTNDSRLLFGNNMMSAFARAAVQGDDQLRQRVAYALSQILVASRHDANLTDKPLGMASFYDIFVKNAFGNYYDVLWNVTLHPCMGRYLSHVGNQKAKPEINQYPDENYAREVMQLFSIGLWELNSDGSRKVDTNGQNIPTYTNTDITQTARVMTGLWFGGREWGNGGWTDPDYSTPMTMHAEYHDFAPKTLVRGLVVPQRPVTNEDAMRDVAEAIRNLFNHPNCPPFISKQLIQFLVTDNPSPAYVQRISAVFANNGSGVRGDLAAVVRAILLDDEARDPRYQENVTSHGKLKEPVVRTMALARAFGIRKVPNFVWWDWGDFYDSSRQEPTNSPSVFNFYRPEYRAAGLLTQNNLAGPVFQITDSYSSIAMPNKLWDIIDNGFHVWGVYHFPLDYTWAAALSGTPELLVDELNTLFCGGRMGTATRSIILNAINQIPAEQATARAKVAVYLTVVSPEGAVLK, encoded by the coding sequence ATGCCCGCTCTCGCTTTCGGACGTCTTTTTCACACTCCCCTGGCTGCTCTTGGGTTGGGTCTGCTGTTGGCCAGCCCAGCCCATGCGGGCTTTTCCACCTTCTGGACTCTCGGCGTACAAGATGGCTCAGCCAATGAGTTCGCCACAGAGAGCTACAACAGCAACGCCGCCCCGGGCAGCGCTACCGTCAAAGACGACGATTACTATTTCGCCGGCACTTACCCGACACCGATCGGTTTGGTCTCGGCCAGCGAGAATCCCGCGACGAATTTTGAGCGCGCCATCACATCCAGCGATCCGAACGACCGGTTCCACTTCACTCTCAGCGCGGCACAGGCCGCCAGCACGGCCCGCTACCGCCTGACGTTTCACGTGGTGTGGGGCGGCTGGTGGATTCCCGCGCAGGGTGTCGGCGGGAAAGGCTACGGCACACACGAGGTCACGGTGAAGATGAACGGCGTGGTGGTCGGCACCAAAACCTTCACGCACGATGACGGACTGGTGCTGTCTTTCAATGCCAGCCAGGTCAGCGCCGTGGCAGGGGCCAATGTCTTGGAGATTTCACGCACAGGCGGCTCATCGGATGCGTGGATCGCTTTTGATGATCTGGGTTTCGAAATCAACCCCACCGCCATGGTGGACACCGACATGGACGGCATGCCCCAGTACTGGGAGGAGGAGCAAAGCCTGAGCGACAGCGATGCCACAGACGCCGCCAAGGACCAAGACCACGACGGCCTGACCGCCCTGCAGGAGTATCCCCTCGGCACCGATCCCAACAATGCCGACACCGACGCCGACGGACTCACCGACGGCGAAGAGTCAGTCACCTACCACACCAACGCCCTGCTGGCTGACACCGATGGCGATGCAGTAAGCGATGGTGATGAAGGCAAGCTCTACCATACCAATCCGCTGCTCACTGACACCGATGCAGACGGCGCGCCCGATGCCTGGGAGCTCCGCACGGGCTATGATGCCAGCAGCGCCTCCAGCAAGCCGCCAGCCTTCCCCTATGCCATCGGCTTTCATTGGGCCATCGATCAGACGCCGGACAATGTCATCAAACCATTGGAGGTGACCGGCTACGCCCCGCAGATGAAGTGGAACGAGACCCGCCTGATGTTCCCCTGGGGTGGAGTGAATGGCGATGTCACGGATGTAGCCTCCCCTGCCCTGGGCGCGCTGACAGACAGCTCCGGCGCCAGCACGGGCGTGAACATCTCATGGACGGCCACCGGCATGTGGTACACCGGCAATGACGGCAGCAGCAGCCAGCGCCTCTTCAATACCTTCGTCAATGTGGGCGACGACACGCCTGTCAGCGTGACGCTCAGCAACATCAGCTTCCCCCACTATGATGTGATCCTCTATGTCGGCGCCTACACAGATGGCAGCCACGGCTATGCACGCCTGAATGACAACGCGGGCACGGATCTGCATTTCCTGGCCGGATCCACGCGACCTCAGGCGGAGTTTGCCGAGCCAGCCTTGTCCTCCGAAAGTCGGCCTTGGCGCGGCAATGTGCTGCGCTTCCGCAATCTCTCGGCCTCGTCATTCAACGTCAAACTCTACCGCTACGGCACGGACTCGGTGGGGCTGCATGCCATCCAGATCGTCCACTCCACCGCCGACACAGACGCAGACTCCATGCCCGACTGGTGGGAGTACCGCAGCAAGCTGCGCCCCGACTCCGCCGCCGATGCCAGCCAGGATCCCGACTCTGACACCGCCACCAATCTGCAGGAATACACCGCAGGCACGGACCCACGAAATGCCGACACCGACGGCGATGGCCTGACCGACGGCGAGGAGATCAACACCTACCACTCCAACCCGTTGCTGCCGGACACCGATGGAGACGGGCTCACCGACGGCGTTGAGGTCAAACAGTCCCACACCAATCCGCTGCTGGCAGACTCCGATGGGGACGGACGCTCAGATGCTGTCGAGGTGCAGACAGGCAGCGATCCACTCGTGGCAGACTCAGTCACATCTCAGATGCCGGTCATCACCACTTCTCCGCGCACCTTCGACTGGACGCTCGACAACGTTCAGGTCGTCTGGGATCACTCCCTGGGCCAGACGGCCGTGGGCAGCTGGGAAGACAGCCTTTTCACCATGGCAGTGACAAACTCTGTTTCCACCGGTTCAGACTCCCTGCGTGTGGGACTGCGCTGCACCGGAAACCGGGTGGCTCGCTACCTCTACTCGGGCAGCGCAGGCGCTTTCAGCTTCTCCAATAATCCGACCTGGGACATCTGGGACACCGACTGGAACTGGTATGTGCAGGACCTGCGCGCAGCACTCGGCTTCAGTGGCTATGGCCGGGTGGACATCTCTCAGCGCCTGCGCTTCCGGGTATCTGGCACCAATCCAGGCAATGATCCCAATGCCTGGACACTGACCTTCGAAATCCGCAATCAAGACACCAGCCAGGTGGTGAACAGCGTCACCTTCACAAACTGCACGCTGGCACCCAGCGCGCACAACGGCACCGCCACCTGGCAGAACAACTCCGACCCAGGCGTGCCAAACCGGCTTTCCATTGATACCCGGCCGGGCGTGCAGCTCTTTTTCAGATCCACTCCGCTCGCAGATACCGCAGACTTTGCAGCCTACAAAGATGTCGGCAAAGACGGCATCCCGGATGCCTGGCAGGATGCGCACGGCCTGAACAAGAACGATTCTGCAGATGCAGGCCGCGACCCGGATCAGGATGGCCAGACCAATCTGCAGGAATATCTCATCGGCACCGACCCGCACAATGCCGATACAGATGGAGATACCGCCCCCGATGGCGTGGAAGTCGCCGCAGGCTCCGATCCCCTCAACCCGCTGAGCAAGCCGCCTTACTACACAGGTCTTCCCTCCGGCATCAACGGCACCGACCTCAACGGCAATGGCATCCCCGACGCCTACGAGCAATGGGCCGGCAGTTACGCGCTGCGAAGCACCAAAGACAGCGACAAGGACGGCTACACCGATGCTCAAGAAGCCGCCGCCGGCACCAATCCTCTGGACCCCGCCTCCCGTCCCTGGCTGGGCTTTCTGCAAAGCGGCAGCGACTTCACGCTGCGCTGGGGACTGGCCGCCAGCAAGCAGCACCAGGTCTGGCAGAGCACCGACCTGCAAAACTGGACACCCGCCTCCGGCACGCCCTCCACCATGGCCACGGAGATGCGGCAGACTTTCACCAATGCCCTCGGCAGCAGCACGCGGAAATTTTATCGAGTCGCGCTGAACGACGTGGACACCGATGGCGACGGCGTCAGCGACTGGCTGGAGAAGAATGTGCTGCACTCAGATCCAAACAGCGCCAGCAGCCTGCATGCTCCTGTGACCATCACTACAACCGTAAACGGCAACCCGGTCATCACGACGATCAGCGGAGATTACTACGCCTACCTGGAGCGCTACCAGGGTGGTGCCGCCAGCGGAGGATTTGCCAGCAGCGACAGTGGCGGCACTACAGGCAGCGGCATCTCACGAGCCAATGCGGCTTTCTTTCTCACCCAGTCCACCTTCGGTCCCATTCCCGAGGACATCGAGCGCGTGCAGAGCATGGGCTACGCCGCGTGGATCACCGAACAGATGGGCAAGGCCCCCACCCTCCACTCCACCTACATCAAAAAGATCTTTGATGACGTGCAGGGGCCGCACACGGACAAGCTCTACAACACCAACGACTCCCGCCTGCTCTTCGGCAACAACATGATGAGCGCCTTTGCCCGCGCAGCCGTGCAGGGAGACGACCAGCTGCGCCAGCGCGTGGCCTATGCACTGAGCCAGATCCTGGTGGCCTCACGCCATGACGCCAATCTGACCGACAAGCCGCTCGGCATGGCCAGCTTCTACGACATCTTTGTGAAGAACGCCTTTGGCAACTACTACGACGTGCTCTGGAACGTCACGCTTCACCCCTGCATGGGCCGCTACCTCAGTCATGTGGGCAATCAGAAGGCCAAGCCTGAGATCAACCAGTACCCGGATGAAAACTACGCGCGCGAGGTCATGCAGCTCTTCAGCATCGGCCTGTGGGAGTTGAATTCAGACGGCTCCCGCAAGGTGGACACAAACGGGCAGAACATTCCCACCTACACCAACACGGACATCACCCAGACGGCACGCGTCATGACAGGCCTGTGGTTTGGCGGACGCGAGTGGGGCAATGGCGGCTGGACAGACCCCGACTACAGCACGCCGATGACCATGCATGCGGAGTATCACGACTTCGCCCCCAAGACGCTCGTTCGCGGTCTGGTGGTGCCGCAGCGGCCGGTCACGAATGAAGACGCCATGCGCGACGTGGCGGAGGCCATTCGCAACCTCTTCAACCACCCCAACTGCCCGCCCTTCATCTCCAAGCAGCTCATCCAGTTTCTCGTCACGGACAATCCCTCCCCCGCCTACGTGCAGCGCATATCAGCCGTGTTTGCCAACAACGGCAGCGGCGTACGTGGTGATCTGGCCGCCGTGGTTCGCGCCATCCTGCTGGACGATGAAGCGCGTGATCCGCGTTATCAGGAAAACGTGACGTCTCACGGCAAGCTCAAGGAGCCCGTCGTCCGCACGATGGCGCTCGCCCGTGCCTTTGGCATTCGCAAGGTGCCAAACTTTGTCTGGTGGGACTGGGGCGACTTTTATGACAGCTCGCGCCAGGAGCCGACCAACTCCCCCAGCGTGTTCAACTTCTACCGCCCCGAGTACCGCGCCGCCGGACTGCTCACACAAAACAACCTCGCGGGCCCCGTCTTCCAGATCACGGACAGCTATTCGTCCATCGCCATGCCGAACAAGCTGTGGGACATCATCGACAACGGCTTCCACGTCTGGGGCGTCTATCACTTCCCGCTGGATTACACCTGGGCTGCCGCTCTCTCCGGCACGCCCGAGCTGCTGGTGGATGAACTGAACACGCTCTTCTGCGGCGGGCGCATGGGTACCGCCACACGCTCGATCATCCTCAACGCGATCAACCAGATCCCTGCGGAGCAGGCCACCGCCCGTGCCAAGGTCGCCGTCTATCTCACCGTGGTGTCACCCGAAGGAGCCGTCCTCAAGTGA
- a CDS encoding DEAD/DEAH box helicase: MSSLITDLPVLLRPFDARTRQEAERLVDDDAVRGLELMEDEMMAEVRLDDRPAQVRWLRGDRGWHGETDVDDDQTLEDLALCATLVAVQRREARGTLPMTPVEEEDFEHQLSVKLGRQLTPDEENYLSKVEKRYERVRLTGKIFDQDMVRLHSRWAIQTLEPLALWPETPKSLRDFWNYIALALADKGLAVPVFLRCMCDIEGTREALREWRHASTVPTWQKRIREFIDSRQDDRHTHRQPPRQCDFRLLITVNDARLQMRLEGGETPSPYTTVDAALLDNLRRDHRDGRLVTSGTSELLFVSCLGQCDENWNDSFRLESKHHSQWLATLFQQPALHERMLTLDEAPFTLAEQPLRWTTRLSANGLNLTLQLETAEGIPAPLPLRILRGVQTLYLSADTLFRGPVWLHDESRIDTAVTMPLEALATAEGIAFMREIDIPVPDAIKSRVRHEDLHVNISAACLAKTSGSSGAEFVTFKADAVDAEGRVRETLRFSGWQPVDEKKTTDSEDAIVCRDRRALRDAEELMNQLRRTWDMENDAWRVRMAKDFPDMFHQWASVLPENVHLKTDDSLKTILADPLIARVRLEATQTSSIDWLDLRLVFDIEGMDLKPADIRRLIAAKGEFVRLADGSWRRVKLELSEEQMQMLDRLGIDLNEHSDETHRMHWRQLAQESAAEIVNPKAWSKIVERMEEAKLDLRPPVPEGLNVTLRPYQVDGFHFLTYLTSNRFGGILADDMGLGKTLQAITWVLWLRSRKKADGPHLPVLVVCPKSVLDVWALEFKKGSPDLRVLVLHERDLFDINLVMTQIDVVVMNYAQLRGFDGALAAVRWLAAILDEGQQIKNPDSKAAKAARQLRADNRLVLTGTPLENRLLDLWSLMTFATPGALGERAYFHRHFDRRKDSRAAERLSARLRPFMLRRTKSQVARDLPSRSEENLLSEMSGRQAELYKEELARAQHMVLNSSGFDMVNRRRFAILQALTRLRQICCHPGLIDKTAENEESAKLTSTLELIQELHAEGHKVLLFSQFVSMLKIIRTKLEELNLPYHWLTGASTDRAGIVKAFQEDDKASVFLLSLKAGGAGLNLTSASYVILYDPWWNPAVENQAIDRAHRIGQTQPVMAYRMLTKSTIEEKIMTLQHKKNLMVSNVLGEGGFTNLLEKEDFDFLFDIEAERSA; the protein is encoded by the coding sequence ATGTCCAGTCTCATCACCGATCTTCCCGTTCTGCTCCGTCCGTTTGATGCCCGCACCCGCCAGGAGGCGGAACGGCTCGTCGATGATGATGCCGTCAGGGGGCTGGAGCTCATGGAAGATGAGATGATGGCAGAGGTGCGGCTGGACGACCGCCCGGCTCAGGTGCGTTGGCTGCGTGGTGATCGCGGCTGGCATGGCGAAACAGACGTGGATGATGATCAAACGCTCGAAGACCTCGCCCTCTGCGCCACGCTCGTGGCGGTGCAGCGCCGTGAGGCACGCGGCACCCTGCCCATGACTCCCGTGGAGGAGGAAGACTTTGAGCATCAGCTCTCCGTCAAGCTGGGCCGCCAGCTCACCCCTGATGAGGAGAATTACCTCAGCAAGGTGGAAAAGCGCTACGAGCGCGTGCGGCTCACCGGCAAAATCTTTGACCAGGACATGGTGCGCCTGCATTCCCGCTGGGCCATCCAGACCCTGGAGCCTCTGGCGCTCTGGCCTGAGACTCCCAAAAGCCTGCGCGATTTCTGGAACTACATCGCCCTCGCCCTTGCAGACAAAGGACTCGCTGTGCCGGTCTTCCTCCGCTGCATGTGCGACATCGAAGGCACCCGCGAGGCCCTGCGCGAATGGCGCCACGCCAGCACCGTGCCCACCTGGCAGAAGCGCATCCGTGAGTTCATCGACTCCCGCCAGGACGACCGCCACACCCACCGCCAGCCGCCGCGCCAGTGCGACTTCCGCCTTCTCATCACCGTGAATGACGCGCGTCTGCAGATGCGTCTGGAGGGTGGCGAGACGCCCTCTCCCTACACCACGGTGGATGCTGCTCTGCTGGACAATCTCCGCCGCGACCACCGCGACGGCCGCCTCGTGACCTCCGGCACCTCCGAGCTGCTTTTCGTCTCCTGCCTGGGTCAGTGTGATGAGAACTGGAACGACTCCTTCCGCTTGGAGTCCAAGCACCATTCCCAGTGGCTGGCCACGCTCTTCCAGCAGCCCGCTCTGCACGAGCGCATGCTCACGCTCGACGAGGCCCCCTTCACTCTGGCAGAGCAGCCGCTGCGCTGGACCACACGTCTCAGTGCCAATGGCCTGAATCTCACCCTCCAGCTTGAAACAGCCGAAGGCATCCCTGCCCCGCTGCCCCTGCGCATCCTGCGCGGCGTGCAGACGCTCTACCTTAGCGCAGACACCCTCTTCCGCGGCCCGGTCTGGCTGCATGATGAATCCCGCATCGACACCGCCGTCACCATGCCGCTGGAGGCGCTTGCCACCGCTGAGGGCATCGCCTTCATGCGCGAGATCGACATCCCCGTCCCGGACGCGATCAAAAGCCGCGTACGCCACGAGGACCTGCATGTGAATATCAGCGCCGCCTGTCTGGCCAAGACCTCCGGCTCCAGCGGCGCCGAGTTCGTCACCTTCAAGGCGGATGCTGTGGATGCCGAAGGCCGCGTTCGCGAGACCCTGCGCTTTTCCGGCTGGCAGCCGGTGGATGAAAAAAAAACGACTGACTCCGAAGACGCCATCGTCTGCCGCGACCGCCGCGCCCTGCGCGACGCCGAAGAGCTGATGAACCAGCTGCGCCGCACCTGGGACATGGAAAATGACGCCTGGCGCGTGCGCATGGCCAAGGATTTCCCCGACATGTTCCACCAGTGGGCCTCCGTCCTGCCGGAGAACGTGCACCTAAAGACGGACGACAGCCTCAAGACCATTCTGGCAGATCCCCTCATTGCCCGTGTGCGCCTGGAGGCCACTCAGACCAGCAGCATCGACTGGCTGGACCTGCGCCTCGTCTTTGACATCGAGGGCATGGATCTCAAACCCGCCGACATCCGCCGCCTCATCGCTGCCAAGGGTGAATTCGTTCGCCTCGCAGACGGCTCCTGGCGTCGCGTGAAGCTAGAGCTCAGCGAGGAGCAGATGCAGATGCTCGACCGCCTGGGCATCGACCTCAATGAGCACAGCGACGAAACCCACCGCATGCACTGGCGGCAGCTCGCGCAGGAAAGCGCGGCGGAGATCGTCAATCCCAAGGCCTGGAGCAAGATCGTCGAACGCATGGAAGAGGCCAAGCTGGACCTGCGCCCACCTGTTCCAGAGGGGCTCAATGTCACACTCCGCCCCTATCAGGTGGATGGCTTCCATTTCCTCACCTACCTCACCTCCAACCGCTTCGGCGGCATCCTGGCAGACGACATGGGCTTGGGCAAAACCCTGCAGGCCATCACCTGGGTGCTCTGGCTCCGCTCACGCAAAAAAGCCGACGGCCCCCACCTGCCCGTGCTCGTCGTCTGCCCCAAGTCCGTGCTGGACGTCTGGGCGCTCGAGTTCAAGAAAGGCTCCCCCGACCTGCGCGTGCTCGTGCTGCACGAGCGCGATCTCTTTGATATCAACCTCGTCATGACACAGATTGACGTGGTGGTCATGAACTACGCACAGCTTCGCGGCTTTGATGGAGCTCTGGCCGCCGTGCGCTGGTTGGCCGCCATTCTGGATGAAGGCCAGCAGATCAAGAACCCCGACTCCAAAGCCGCCAAGGCCGCACGCCAGCTCCGCGCAGACAACCGCCTCGTGCTCACCGGCACGCCGCTGGAAAACCGCCTGCTGGACCTCTGGAGCCTCATGACCTTTGCCACTCCTGGAGCCCTGGGAGAACGCGCCTACTTCCACCGCCACTTTGACCGCCGCAAGGACTCCCGCGCCGCCGAGCGCCTCTCCGCACGCCTGCGCCCCTTCATGCTGCGCCGCACCAAGTCCCAGGTGGCCCGCGACCTGCCTTCCCGCAGCGAGGAAAATCTCCTCAGCGAAATGAGCGGCCGCCAGGCCGAGCTCTATAAAGAGGAGCTGGCCCGCGCCCAGCACATGGTGCTCAACAGCTCCGGCTTTGACATGGTCAACCGCCGCCGCTTTGCCATCCTGCAGGCCCTCACCCGCCTGCGCCAGATCTGCTGCCACCCCGGCCTTATCGACAAAACCGCCGAGAATGAGGAGAGCGCCAAGCTCACCTCCACACTGGAGCTCATCCAGGAGCTGCATGCCGAAGGGCATAAGGTGCTGCTCTTCAGCCAGTTCGTCTCCATGCTGAAGATCATCCGCACCAAGCTGGAGGAGCTGAACCTCCCCTACCATTGGCTCACCGGCGCCAGCACGGACCGCGCAGGCATCGTCAAGGCCTTCCAGGAGGATGACAAAGCCAGCGTCTTCCTGCTCTCGCTCAAGGCCGGTGGCGCGGGTCTGAACCTCACCTCCGCCTCCTACGTCATCCTCTACGATCCGTGGTGGAACCCCGCCGTGGAAAACCAGGCCATCGACCGTGCACACCGCATCGGCCAGACCCAGCCTGTAATGGCCTACCGCATGCTGACCAAGAGCACCATCGAGGAGAAGATCATGACCCTTCAGCACAAGAAGAACCTCATGGTCAGCAACGTCCTCGGCGAAGGTGGTTTCACCAACCTGCTGGAGAAGGAGGACTTCGACTTCCTCTTCGACATCGAGGCGGAGCGCAGCGCGTAG